From the genome of Ooceraea biroi isolate clonal line C1 chromosome 10, Obir_v5.4, whole genome shotgun sequence:
ACCACCGATTTCGGAAATTACGAGCAAGATTCAGCTAAAGGCTTAAGGATATTTCGAAACTCGTACCGCGCGATATTGCGTAAATCGCGGCGTTCCTCGCCGCAGCAGAGAAAAAAACCTACCTCCGTCTTGAGATATTTGCACCGGTTGCCCGTTTTGTCCTATGCCGAGCAAGACCCCTGGACTAGGCGAATAAATGACACTCTGAGGCATCTGGTACATAATCCCTGCAGAGAATGAAGGCACATTTCCTAGGAAATCAAAGAGAGGAATTGAACGTATGAGTAACTGCACTCGCCAGCGATTGACGCGAGCAAGAAAACATTATTTCGGGAAAAGGTGTCGAGATATTGGCAACATAtgtaagatatttaatttaagaattaaatttctttaatttaagaatttaagaTTTAATGTAAGATACTTGAGTGTATCTTGGATACTTTCTATTTGTATATGtgttgtatatatatgtactataATAGTGAGACGCGTTGTTCGATATAACATTAagcttgttctctctcttgcttgactttctctctttttttcttagaACAATATCAGTAAGAAACACTTGGGAATGGCCAAGAATCGAGACTTCATCTAGACTACCCAAGTGCGAAACTGCGCTCTGATTCACTATATTTCTACATCTAACAAAAAGTGCTACACATTGTACACGCGAGATACTCTAAAAGATTCTTCTATCAAGGTATACCTTAAAAGACTATATTTTCAGGTAAAAAACTAAAAGGTGTACTTTGATAGAATGTAATTGGAAACTATTCAGACTGACTAGTTCAATTTGCCAGTTACTTAAATTAGCTTCCTactgaaataaaatgcaatttgcaATTACAAAATTTCTTGAATCTTATCTTCAATGCAAGTTACAAAAAGAAgatctatatatcttatacaAAGCCATTAAAATCTTTCTATCTTCTTTTATGCGTTAGTGCTCGTTAAACTAGCATCCAATTAGCATCTGTTAGTAGCGCATTTGAAACTTTCTATAAACAATCATAATACGAAATAGGTATATGCAGAAAAAACAAAttgcaatctctctctctctctctctctctcgcgtgctCTATTAAATCAgtaactaagtaatccgggtCTAGATGACGGTACAACTCAACGTGGCAATGATTTGgagaattgtatttttatttttcaaagctTGCCCATCCTGCtcctgctataaaattaatatacaagcTACGTTGTGCTGTCACAAGTATATGTGTTTAATTTGATTGATTCGCCATCTAGATCGCGATTACCCGGATTGCTCAGTTACCTAGCTTgttctgaaataattaatataattcgcCGATGATAATGCGAGCTCTCGCACGCGCCTTCGTTGTGCCACAGGGATGTATTACACGTCTCGTTTCGAAACGCATCGAAAAAACGAGGGAGGCACAATAACCGGCAGACGGCGGAATCATTATCGAACTCGGCCAGCCGGCTGGAGGGAATCGCACGGAAAAAACGCGCTCGCGTCGCGATCGCGCCGCAACCGATCGGTAGCGCGGTAGAATGGCATCCACGCGACACATTAGcatcgatatttatgtgtacaCCTGCGTCGCGCGTTCTGCAGCGCGCGTACGGAGCGGCTTTCGACCGGATCCTACTTCCCAGTTAGGCAGCACGGTTGTCGTCTAAGTTTGGTCATCGCCGGCCGTGTGCGACTCCTTACGGACTCCCTACACGAATAACCCCGTCATCGCTCGCACGCCTTTCGCATTTTaaacgttctctctctccctccctgtCCCTGGTTCACCACCCTCCCACCCTTTCTCACGCTtcgcttcctctttctccgtttGCCTTTTCGTTTCGCcgcctcctctccctctcgcgcgcgcgtccggcGACCGGTGTGTGTTTACTCGCTACTCACTTACTCGCGCTTAGGCTGACCAGCTGTTCGTTATCAGCACGCGATGGGgtcaagcgcaacgcaaataGTATCGGTGCCGATTAGACGTGATTAGCATTCGGATGAAAGGCGTCGCGAATCCAACTAGCAATGTGGGCCGTTTCAATTCGATTTTGGCcttctttttgtaaataatgaatttatagGTGTAAATAATGAACATCCAGAACCCCGAACATTTTCTTTCGCAAAACTCGATCTGTTCTATTCAATTGCGTTCAAACTAGTTTCGACACTAGAAAGACAAGCAGATTGTCACTCCTTTTGACTGAGCACAAGAGCACATAAAGAGCACTCTTTTATATTAGAgctaattctatacatacacgtacacaaaATATGTGCCTCAATTTTTCAGGAAACGCAATAATTACATAGAGTTCAGAAGAATAAAGAAGCAGGTTTCTGTAAATCCTAACTCAAGCAACAAAAGTAAGATCTTAGCATTCTATGCTACTGCGACCGCACATGAAACTTACCCGAATGACTATTCTTGAGGTCCTTAGAGACGGGAGAGTCACCGTCACTGGTATCACCGTCGCTTTCGTTGGCGCAAACGTCGGATCTGGGCGACGCACCGTCCTCCTGAAAGAAACAACAAGAACGTACGATTTAGCGAATTAGCTTTGAATACGTCATCGCGTGGACGGGAAGAAGGAACGACGGAATAGGGGCGAATGGCTAACGGCGTACCTTTTTGCGCGCCGCGAGGGATCAGTCTCGGACGAAGAGCGCAAGAACGAGCGGGAAACACGCGAAAagacgaggagagagagagagagcgtacTTGCTAAGTACGCAAAGTACCAAGAGTAGTATGAGAGTAATACGAGAGTACACTCGGAGTGGTGTTCAGAATCGCCAGCAATGATCGAACACTTCGAACGACGACCGAAATCCGAAGCGAGTGCCTCGAGACTCGCACTCGCAGCTCGAATTGTTCGAATTACTGGAACATTAGAAGATTAGAACATTCCCAGCAAAGTGGCGTCCATCAAACGCACGCATCGTGCACACGCGTGCGTACCTACCAACCTACCTATCTACCTACCTAGCAGACAGAGATGCGCGAGCTTGCTCGCGCTCCTTATATGGTCATCTCTCGCGGACTccactcgcgcgcgagtgcgcgcgatgCACTCGCGGAAAAGAGATTCTCGCGAATTTACTCGCGACGGTCGACGGACCGGGCGGGCGCGCTTCTTCTTGTCTCGCGCTAGCTAAACCTCCCTCGTCCAGCTTCTTCGTTCGCCGTTCGTGCAGAGGACTCCCAACGGGGCCCATTTGCGCGTGTTCCTCAATCCGTTCTTCAGTCGCTGCGTATCTTCCGCGCGGAGAAAATCACCGGCGCtgtaaatgttacattttgcGAGTTCCGCTTATTTTCTCGTGAGTGACGCGTCACGTGACGCTCCAGCTGAAAGATCCCACTGGAGACTTCAACAATGACAGTCGCGGTCCACTTTTTACGTTCCAGAGAGAAATCCCCACGTTGTTGTACAAATATGACGATTTATGCTAATTACCGCTCAAGCTTGATCCGGCGACGGGGACGATGATCGAGACGCGCGTTCCCGCTCGTCCCGGATTGTCCATGAAGAGCCGAGGGAACGCGGTCGCGCGGACACCAATTGGAAAGCTCGAAAGCTGCGCGGATCCGCCATGGCGATGCTTATTCGCCGTTGGCGGTCGATCTCTCGGTGCGCGCTCGCTTCCGACTACTCCGGGTACTCTCGTACTCCTTTCCTACCCCGCCATTTCCCGCGGCCGGATGTGTGTGTAcacatgtgtacgtgtgtatatagAGAAGGCGCGACAAAAAGCAACATTCCTGACTCTTAAGTCGGACTCTATATAAGTGTCTGCCATCGCGAACATTGCCTGTATATGGCGACAACCGGACTTTGACAAAGGTGACCGTATATGGAACTCCGTTTCCACCTtacgtgcgtacgtacgtacgtgcgtgcgcggCCTCTttgtccctctttctctccctcttgcgGGGCATCACCAAGTCCATttcctttctctatctctctcgtttcttctGCTTCTGCCCTTCCACGCGCCCGCGAAGCGATACACCTATATCTGCGCTTTCTTCCTCCGCAATCCAGGCGAATGCGCGGCCCAAGTGACGGCGGCTCATGGCGCCGTTACGCAgttaaataaatcataaatcgTGTTGCATATTTTTCGATTCCTCCAGGATATCGATAACTTCAGTAGCTTCACGCTCCGGGTTTCCGTTACCGGAAATCGCGCGCTCGTTAGACGGAGCCCGCCATCTATCGATAAGTGGATCGCGAATCGTCCGGAAGGTGCACTCACTGCACCCTCATTGCTGGCGGAACGCACAAAccgcgaaaaaataaaaaaaatccgtAAAAACTCACTTAGAAGAATTTATTCTAGTTAATTTCTAGCTAATTTCCAGTAACTTTTAGACCGATTACTGTattatcgaaatattgtttttctttttcgaagaTGAGGAGAACATTATAGGTTCGGCAAGACAAAAAAGTTGGATgaagatacaaaaaaaaagcCAGTCGATTgacagaaaattaaatcatcAAGACACTCAAACGCATGTTCATtgctttatatttcatatacaaTATACGTAATCTGTATTACTTGCTTATTATTAATGCTACGTACTAAAAAACCGTGCAAGGGTTAAGTAAGTGCAGCACATACAAATTACGATAGCGACCATCCGCCATCTTGATTCGCTCAAGTTCCAACATTTCTTCATTGTTGATATCTTCGAGaagatttttgttatttcGCTGCAGTATTCGTCGAAATCACCatgtttaacataaaaatcagTACTGTTACGTGCGCTTGTAGCGTTGTTATTCGGTAAAAATGCATCAAGAATAAACAAACAATTTGGGAAAAGATGTCAATCACACGTATCGCTGCTTGGCCGGGATGCGAAACCTACCTTGCGTTTCTTCCTCGCGCGTCTGTTTCATCTCGAAACTTTGAGTGACGGTTGCAGTTATTTCGAAGAGAATGTATCGCGCGATAATGATATTGcgctctttatatatatatatatatatatatatatatatattgtacatataactTACAGAAAATGTTCTATGCGCATCGTTAGAAATAAAGGAATCTCTGACACACTGCGGATATGTTTTCGGATCTCTAAATATATCCCAAAGCAGATTGTCAAAAATAGGCATATGTTGGCCCCTGTGCCTGAAACGCGAAATAAGATTCTCTAAAACTTCGTTACACGAATCCGAAATCTTTTATTGCGAAAGATTCGACAGACCTTTTCAGCGCAGAACTTGGAACGAACTTAAGCTAGAGTTTCATGAACGCTCGTTCGcagaatgataataataaaacgatgatgatgatgatgatgatgatgatcgcGCTTTAGAGGAAACAACGATAATTATTCGAAATTAGTCACGtctgtttatatatataaaaaaaactaaatatctcgtaaaaaatgattttctaCACACGCACGATCCATGAAAACATGGATCTTCTTTAATGCCTCCTAGAAATCAGTATTTATTTAGAGATCTCTCGAAGACATGCGATATTCACAAAGTTTCTCGAATGTCATACAATATAGTTccattattgaatttttatatgttactaCAGATTGCAAAGCAAGAATTAGGATTGTTGAAAAATACCTACCTGGCCCGCGTATAAAACATTGATTCGACAATGTTCAACACAATAAGAATCTAATCAGCAGAGAATCAAACAAGGTTGGAATGATTACGGTGGTCGTAGGGACTATATTGTCGAAgacgtacgtgtgtgtgtgtgtgtgtgtgtgtgtcgtgcgtgtgtatatatataaacacaaaaaatatataaatattatcacaGTATTTTACAGTTACTATGCTATGTACACAGATGCTAAGATACAAATTAACCATGATAGGCGCACTATTCGCAGATTATCGTTGAAATCGTAAACGGtattgttatcattatcattatttgtaCTCTGCATGTGTGTCATCGAAGAACAGATTACAGTTTCTATACAACTATTCGATCGGGTCCCGTAAAGGCCACACTCTATCGATTCCCGCTCTCAATTTACTTCTTTactttttgttacttttttcTGTCTCTCCTCGGCTTTGCTTTCTGAATAcgcaatataatacaaaaatcaacaaacaatacatacacacatacgcatgCATATTGTCGATGGATAGAATGGAGCTGATGCTGCTATGTGACGGACTGGGGAGAAGTAGGGAGGACGGAGAAGTGGATTAAGTTCAAAGGTAGACCAGATACTAGCTACTTATTCTACAAGAAAGGACAATAACTACACATGCCACTTGTGGTACACAACACGTTACactggaaaaaaaagaaacaacggACGAGACACAACGATgctcaattaaaaaaaaaagaatgcgcAACAATACTAAGCGTGCACCGCCGGGTTCGCCCGGACTCGCATCCACGCCACCGAGTTTGGTAGACCAAGGCAGCTTTTAACTAGCTGCTCATCCTCAGAAAACCGTCCGAGCCCGCCGAATCTACCCTCGCGAAATATCCGCAAATACGAGATTCGTAAGGTACACGAAAATAGAGATACCAACATTGATTGCGATCAATGTCGACTTGTATAACAGCATATATTGTACACGCACATACTGCTTCTTCTCTAATAAATAAGAGATGTCGACAGCCGCCtcaataaatatgatttaagataaataaaaaaaaaagaagagagaaataaagtaGAGAGAGCTGTGGAGATACGAACAACCGTCGGAGAGCAAACGTAGAGCACTTGGTGCTCCATCATCGTTCACCGAGTTCATCACATAAACTACGTGCCTAATTTacgacataattaattaatcgataataTAAAACGTTCCTCTCGTAATCGGAAGCACTTTCCTATCGTTTGAAGACTCTTGTCGATGCGTACTGTTGCATTTACGTACTACCGTATTTACTTGACGCACGACCAGCTTGCTACGTGAAATAGCAAGTCTAAATCCACAAGATACCGTTCCGTGTTGGAGCTTACGACTCGCTCGAAATCTCACAAATCACGCAAAGTCATTCAAGAAACACGCGATACTTGAtcgaaaatttaatgataaaaatatatacgtacattttattacatatttaaacaTGTGCATATATACTTAAGTACATCTGTCGGTTGGACTAGATTTACATGCGTGATATCGGCCATAATATGACCAACACTAAAAAATACTTGATCGTAAGAgagataaattgatttcgCGTCCATCACGTATATGATACAAATGTCATACGTGACTCTGACTGCGGTGCAGTTGATGTCCCAAATGCTCCAAAACACTTCCTTCTTATTacttgaaagaagaaaaatgatagaaaatattttgaagcaTCTGAAATGTTAACTGGACAGCAGCCTCTATCGCACGTTCACCGATGATATGGCGTCTAAAGGGAAATTACGTCAGCGACGTAAGAGAAATTACTTTAGTATCTAATAGCCTACCAACGTGTCCTGCGTCGGTGAGCATTAAAATAACGGTTTTTccaaaacaaataaaaagatttttcaagTATCGGTGTCCAAGTATTCGCGCTCAGACTTTTAAATTCATCCCCCCATCTACTACGTTAACAAAAACTCCGAATTTTTCGCTTAACTAAaacaaatgtttataaaaattgatacgcgatattttacgataatccatgttttttatataattctttgtAAATTGCACAAACTACCCTACCCTTCTAGCTCgacacaatttattatattattattgcctTCTCGTCAAGCAAGTTGGGTAAGTATCATTCGCAATTCGATGAAAACCGGCAGTAAATATTGGCGTAACATAAACAAACGTCTTGTCCGAGTAATCTGAGTATTCGTAGTCTGACGACGCGTCTGACGTCATCGGCGTCGCAAGGAGCTCGACGCGATCTCGACACAATCTCCCCTCGTAGGTACGATGAAGACGAAGCCGAAAATCTAAAGCGCAAAATACGACGGTGGACGGATTGTGAATGGACAACAAGTGGCAAACACGTACTACCGTTGTGGATGCGAGTGCGACATGTGAGGATGATAAGCCGCGTGATGGGGCGGCAGGGGTGAGGGACAGGATTGCTGGTAGGGACCCCCGGCGAGCATCGGACCTGGGCTCGAGCATGGTACGAGATGCGAGCTCGGCGAGGCGGCCGCCGCATGTGCGTGCGCTATGAGATGCGCGTGTTGCGCGTGCGAGGGTGGCGCGTGTTGCGAgcccggcggcggcggtggcggcggtggtggcggatGGGACCCCGCGGTTGGGCCACCCGCTGGCCCGCTACCGGGCCCGGGATAGCCGCCGTGCAGCGAGCCACCGTGCGGCGAGCCGTACACCAGTTGCCTTACTTTCTGCTCGTCGTCTGCGATGTTGTACGTCAGCTCGGTCTCCTCGAAGCCAGTGGCCGACATCCTCTGGTCACCCGACGAGCCTGACGGCGGCGGGTCCGGGCTGTTCAGGCATGTCTGGATCAGCGCTTTGCCGGCCTCACTCGTAATCATTGGCTGCAACTTGCGGGTCGCAAATGTGTACACGTGACCAGTCTCACTCGCCACTAACAGCATCACTTGCGTGCCGGTCAGTGTTGAAAGCTCGTATGCCTGGAAATGTTGAAGAGATATCTTCGTTAAATATCTTCTTGAGAActgaaaaattctttcgcgTGGtgctttttgtttattttgtactaaactattttttatgatttctTGTGTGCTGGTAGCCGATTCACCAAATGAAGAGATTCATCTTAGTGCCTTCATCAAAACGCAGATAACTTCtcatcacatttttttatatttattaaaattcttgcatttaattaaatttaagtattggattgaccggaaagtccgtgcGGATTTCCCAACAAATGTCGTTCACTTCAACCAAATATGCGCTAATTTCAGTATGCAATCTATCAAGTGCGCTCGAAAAGGTAATACTTCAGCATACATTTATTAAGTGATTGCACTCGAGTAAACACAAATGTTTTAGCAGCAAAATGGAAGGAAATAACGTGTTTTTCCGGCGCATaatgcttttttactacctaAAAGTAAAAATGAAGACAAACTAAACGCAAGATATGCGCAAGATGTACGGAGGGCGAACAAATATGTCAGAAATGCTTTGCGAAGCTTCATGCAGGAGAATTGGATCTCAAAGACGCTCCTCGTTCCGGTCGATCAATCACTACGGATGTCGACTAAATCATGGCTTTAATTGATGCGGACCGGCAAATCACGACTCGGGAGATCGCAGAGAAACTCAACATTGGCCAATAAACCGTTTCCTTGCATACACAAAAGCTAGGATTGATAATGAAGCTGAATCTTTGAATGTTACATCAGTTGACTGAAAAAATTTGATGGACTGCATTTCCATTTGTGATTCATTTCTGAAAAGGGATGACAATGATCCAGTTTTGAAAAGATTGGTGATGGGCGATGAGAAGCGGATTGTTTGCACTAACGTAGTGCGAAAACATTAAGGCAAGTAAGTCCTGAACCATCTTTAACTGTAACAGGCTGATTGCATGTGAAGAAAATCATGCATCTTGTGGGATTGAAAGGGACCCATCCATACTATGAGCTCCTACCGAACAACCAAACAATTAATTCGGACAAATACTGTTCCCAGTTGGACCAATTAAAGGCAGCCACCAATGAGAAGCGTCCAGAATTGGTCAATGGAAAGGGTGTTACGTTCCAACACGACAACACCAGACCACACGTTTCTTTGCAGGCCCAGCGAAAATTATTGCAACTTGGCAGGGATGTTTTGCCTTATCCACCGTATTCACCCGACTTTGTGCAATTTGATTTTCACTCATTCCGATCGCTGCAGAAATCTCTTAATAATTTACACGTTCATTTTTAAAGGACCTCAAGCAGCTGACAGATGACGAGTcgtcgaaaaaatatttggtccaataaaattaattcttaatacaaagttttgcgtttggaTGTTGCTAAAAAAATCCGCACGGACTTTTCGGACAACCCAATAGATTGAGAACGCTCAATGGTGttcaaaattattgtaataaaaatattggtgatcaataataataattgcgttaaaagtaataataaacgaGAATGAAACGTACAATGGAAAATCAACAAATAccgattatttaaataacattacatAAGAGATTGCAAAATTTCCTATTTGAATAACTAATAATGCAATTTGTGTGATAAAGAACTTGATAATAACAACATACATTTAAGACACGACTGGTATTTACAATTGACGCTGAACAACTtgcaaatgtataaattttacaaaaacaagCGCGATTATTGTAGAATTACAAAAAGGTAGACAGCGAAACAAGCACTAATTGTTACCGTGATGTAATCTGTGGTCCAGTTGGCGCTCCAATGTTTCAAAAcactttctctccttctttttatttgaatgaaaaaaaaaggatagaGTTTTGGAGTATTCGAGACATCAACTGGACCGCAGGCACAACTGATTAATTCCAGCAGTCGTGCAACAACCGTGAAAAGGCACTCGCGCTGTCATTCGTAATTCCCGCTCGTGCGTATTCCGTCGCGGTGTCGTCGGTGACGTTTAcacaatcgcgcgcgagatacgCTAGCCATCAATGTACACGAATCGCGAATGCCGGCATTTCGATACTATTTTCACAGAGCTCGCACGTACGCACCCCTCGTTTCTCTTTCGCGTAGCACTTAAAGTCGCACAAATCAAAACGCGACGTGCTTTGTTGACATCGACCTTGCCACTTTGACGTAGGAGCTATCGTACATTCCCGAGAATTTAAAACAGCCGGTTAGGTTTGTCAGACGATACAAACCTTCTTCATGATGCCAGTTTTCCTCTTGGAGAACGTGGTGTATCTCCTGAGTTTATTGTCAATGTACTCCATTTTAATCTTGACGCGGCCCTTGGTCTTCTTGCCGTTCGAAGGGGGTGACTTCTTCGGCTGGCCCAGGCTCGTGAAGGACTCGTCGAGATTGTCGGGCACGCAGTCGCCGGGCATACCGCTGCCGGACATGCCCTGTGCCTGCGAGAGCGCCTGTTGCCGCACCACCGGATTGTTACCGTCGTCGCCGTAACAAACATCGGACGTGGTACGCTTGATACCTCGCTGCACGGGACCGACGCCTGGCGTCGCGGCGCCCGCGGTTGCCATCATGGTGGCGCCACCACGGCCTATTTGAGAAGCCGCCGCCGCGAGCTGGGAGGTGGACGGTCGGCCGTAAATTTCTGTGCCAGCATCGCTCCCGATCATCCCCATGCTATAGCCGAGACTCGCGTACCGACCGTCTCTTCCGCCGCTAGGGTTGTCCATCACGACGTCGGCGCGCACATTTAATCCCTTCCCCACGACGGCGGCGCGTCTTCGCCACGAAATCGCGTGCGGAACTCGGCGCAGTGTCTCCCACGTGATCGACCATCTAGAGCAACACGGGACAACAACGCGCACCGCACGAGCGCTCCCCGCGAACtgagtgcgcgcgcggagtATCGTAACTTGACCTACGTGcctcaccgccgccgccgcggcgaTGCCTCCGCGTGTTGCTGCGCTgcgcggccgccgccgcccCCCACCACTACGCGCCGCCGCCGTGAAAAACTAGTCCACCGTGACGCCACAGCCGTAACCGCACGGGgatttgcattaaaattgCCACCGAAAAATCGCGATGATACTCGTTTTTCAGGATCGATCGGCACATTCGCCGGACACACTTAGGTTGTAGCGATATTCGGCCGCGAGTTTCAGCGCGTAGTGGTACAGCGTTCGCCGAGAGGGCGTCCCCGGCTGCCATATTTAGAAGTAGACGTTACCATATTAGGGAAAGTTTGCCAAATATGGTGAACAGAGGTGGTCCTTCCTTTTCGAATGATCGCACGGCGCGCCGCTCCGAAACACCAATCCAACTGACAGTAGCGCTTCCTGCACGCCCTTCCGGCCCCCCCTGGTTCATCCGTATTTCTCTACGTGACCGCAAATCGTAGCGGACGACCGGATAGCTGTTACGGATAAGCGCACTTCCGAGTCACCGCTGCCGCCTCCGTCCTTTCTACGTGCGAACTTTCGGCATCGCATTAATCGCGTGTTCCCCAAGCAACGAACTTCGCGGAACTTTAATAAGACGTTAATGGCATTACGTTGTCGTGCGAGCTCGCGATCGTGCTGCTAAATATTCGATACGTATTCCCCTCGTAATTCATTTCCTAAGAGCGTCTAACGAGTTCCGTGATACTCCAAAtgataacaatttatataatttcttgtgTTCTCTGTGGAATGTTAAATCCATAATACACattgttacaattattattattattattattctaaatctctattaatataataaatggaaatagttttaattcatatatatactttattaaataaaactatgtttatgttattaaattactcTATATTATCTTACACTGCATATATGTGCAATTCACAGTAACTCAAAAGTTGTCAGTTACAATTGGTTCTTTCTATAAAGTCTTATGATCTATTGAGCactgaaagaaagaaagcaaaACGTTCTTACAAATAAGTTCACAGAATTAAGACTGAGTGTCTGATATGCCGCGAGGATCATTAGAATTTGCTGCAATTTGCTGAGGGTAAGCGGTACTCGaaagatttttatgtatttcacCAGCAAATTGCACTTGTGCGCGCACTGTCATCAAGAATTGTGGGTACGACAGCGCCGGTCCCTCTTGCGTGCTCACAGTGTCCGTGCGCGTTGTTATAACGGACATTGGTAGGTACCGAACCGAGCTGGAGTTTTGCGAAAGGCACTCCATAGAGGTTTTCAAGTGTAGTTCAATTTGATCGCAAATCGAGTAGAACTCTTCCATGTTCTTGTTGAATCGATGATCGGACTGGTCTATACCCTTCAACGATCCCACGTCGACCAAACTGTTCTGATGTAACGTCTGTGCCGCAGTCTTGAGAGCTGTAGCTAAAGACTCTCTTAAAGGTCCGACTAATGATTTTACTTTGGAGATGTTATCCAGTTTTTCTTGcatctgctgctgctgctgttgttgttgctgctgctgctgttgttgctgctgcaccTGCTGCGTTTGCTGGGCTTGCTGTTGATTCTGGGATAATTGAGTATTCACCGGTTGCCCCATTTGTCCCACTCCCATGGCGCCCGGTTGTTGAATCGGCGGAATATTCATTGTGATCCTAGGCAAATAATGTTCCTCCTTTTACGTAATTGtattttctccaaaaaaaGTTCAATAATCAGCCagtatcaatattaatatgataacTTTATTCTTAACC
Proteins encoded in this window:
- the LOC105274758 gene encoding serum response factor isoform X1 — its product is MDNPSGGRDGRYASLGYSMGMIGSDAGTEIYGRPSTSQLAAAASQIGRGGATMMATAGAATPGVGPVQRGIKRTTSDVCYGDDGNNPVVRQQALSQAQGMSGSGMPGDCVPDNLDESFTSLGQPKKSPPSNGKKTKGRVKIKMEYIDNKLRRYTTFSKRKTGIMKKAYELSTLTGTQVMLLVASETGHVYTFATRKLQPMITSEAGKALIQTCLNSPDPPPSGSSGDQRMSATGFEETELTYNIADDEQKEDGASPRSDVCANESDGDTSDGDSPVSKDLKNSHSGNVPSFSAGIMYQMPQSVIYSPSPGVLLGIGQNGQPVQISQDGGTVASVATASQSSQPFITIPLNVAMSAAGLSLPVTSRMTSRSPTTTTTTTTTTTAAAAAALSTCSDLPSDLSKDRE
- the LOC105274758 gene encoding serum response factor homolog isoform X3, producing MDNPSGGRDGRYASLGYSMGMIGSDAGTEIYGRPSTSQLAAAASQIGRGGATMMATAGAATPGVGPVQRGIKRTTSDVCYGDDGNNPVVRQQALSQAQGMSGSGMPGDCVPDNLDESFTSLGQPKKSPPSNGKKTKGRVKIKMEYIDNKLRRYTTFSKRKTGIMKKAYELSTLTGTQVMLLVASETGHVYTFATRKLQPMITSEAGKALIQTCLNSPDPPPSGSSGDQRMSATGFEETELTYNIADDEQKEDGASPRSDVCANESDGDTSDGDSPVSKDLKNSHSGTVASVATASQSSQPFITIPLNVAMSAAGLSLPVTSRMTSRSPTTTTTTTTTTTAAAAAALSTCSDLPSDLSKDRE
- the LOC105274758 gene encoding serum response factor isoform X2, which encodes MDNPSGGRDGRYASLGYSMGMIGSDAGTEIYGRPSTSQLAAAASQIGRGGATMMATAGAATPGVGPVQRGIKRTTSDVCYGDDGNNPVVRQQALSQAQGMSGSGMPGDCVPDNLDESFTSLGQPKKSPPSNGKKTKGRVKIKMEYIDNKLRRYTTFSKRKTGIMKKAYELSTLTGTQVMLLVASETGHVYTFATRKLQPMITSEAGKALIQTCLNSPDPPPSGSSGDQRMSATGFEETELTYNIADDEQKVRQLVYGSPHGGSLHGGYPGPGSGPAGGPTAGSHPPPPPPPPPPGSQHAPPSHAQHAHLIAHAHAAAASPSSHLVPCSSPGPMLAGGPYQQSCPSPLPPHHAAYHPHMSHSHPQR
- the LOC109610680 gene encoding mediator of RNA polymerase II transcription subunit 29-like isoform X1, whose amino-acid sequence is MRRITMNIPPIQQPGAMGVGQMGQPVNTQLSQNQQQAQQTQQVQQQQQQQQQQQQQQQQMQEKLDNISKVKSLVGPLRESLATALKTAAQTLHQNSLVDVGSLKGIDQSDHRFNKNMEEFYSICDQIELHLKTSMECLSQNSSSVRYLPMSVITTRTDTVSTQEGPALSYPQFLMTVRAQVQFAGEIHKNLSSTAYPQQIAANSNDPRGISDTQS
- the LOC109610680 gene encoding mediator of RNA polymerase II transcription subunit 29-like isoform X2 yields the protein MNIPPIQQPGAMGVGQMGQPVNTQLSQNQQQAQQTQQVQQQQQQQQQQQQQQQQMQEKLDNISKVKSLVGPLRESLATALKTAAQTLHQNSLVDVGSLKGIDQSDHRFNKNMEEFYSICDQIELHLKTSMECLSQNSSSVRYLPMSVITTRTDTVSTQEGPALSYPQFLMTVRAQVQFAGEIHKNLSSTAYPQQIAANSNDPRGISDTQS